One Leptospira meyeri genomic region harbors:
- a CDS encoding DNA-3-methyladenine glycosylase I, with protein MKTHTETERCSWCLKFDQYIKYHDDEWGVPVHDDQTHFEFLILEGAQAGLSWSTILKKREGYRKVFANFDPVKVAKFSEKKIEAILLNPAIIRNRLKVQAAVNNAKRFLEIQKEFGSFDKYIWSFVGHQTINKKRKSLSEVPATSVESDNLSKDLIKRGFKFVGSTVIYAHMQACGLVNDHIESCFRYKQLTNQS; from the coding sequence ATGAAAACTCATACAGAAACGGAACGATGTTCCTGGTGTCTCAAATTTGATCAATACATCAAATATCACGACGACGAATGGGGAGTTCCAGTTCATGATGATCAAACCCATTTTGAATTTCTGATTTTAGAAGGTGCACAAGCAGGGCTTAGTTGGTCGACAATTTTAAAGAAACGTGAAGGCTATCGAAAGGTATTTGCTAATTTTGATCCAGTAAAAGTAGCAAAGTTTAGTGAGAAAAAAATTGAAGCAATTCTCCTTAACCCCGCAATCATTCGCAATCGATTGAAAGTCCAAGCAGCAGTGAACAATGCAAAACGTTTTTTAGAAATCCAAAAAGAGTTTGGTTCTTTCGACAAATATATTTGGAGTTTTGTTGGCCATCAAACCATCAACAAAAAAAGAAAGAGTTTAAGCGAAGTTCCTGCAACATCAGTGGAATCAGACAATTTAAGCAAAGATTTAATCAAAAGAGGATTCAAATTTGTTGGTAGTACTGTTATTTACGCTCATATGCAAGCTTGCGGATTAGTGAATGACCATATAGAAAGTTGTTTTCGATATAAGCAGTTAACAAACCAATCATAA
- a CDS encoding thiolase family protein, whose translation MVVILDGVRTPFGKFGGGLKDYSSSELGVISAKETIRKTGLDPEEIEESIYGNVIQDDKDSAYLARHIGLRSGLKENSSALTVNRLCGSGMESVIIGARKILSLENELLLVGGTESMSNAPFVIKNVRWGNKYGDTVLEDRLAQSLTDCFVDLTMGQTAENIAKQFHISRLDQDDWAGISQVRAEKATESGIFFEEMVPVVSKGKNTSIIQRDEQIRGVSCVDQLKKLATAFLKEGSVTAGNSSGINDGAASLLIASEKWTQKKKLKPLSKILGYSNVGCDPKMMGLGPVFAIPKALQNAGIQMDEVGLFEINEAYAAQTLAVMRELKLSPEKTNVNGGAIAIGHPLGASGTRVILTLAYELRRKNLRYGVASLCIGGGQGIAIVLENSDF comes from the coding sequence ATGGTAGTTATACTGGATGGAGTCAGAACTCCGTTTGGAAAATTTGGTGGTGGTTTAAAGGATTATAGCTCTTCTGAGCTTGGGGTCATTTCAGCAAAAGAAACGATCCGTAAAACTGGTCTAGATCCAGAAGAAATCGAAGAATCCATTTATGGAAATGTAATCCAGGATGATAAGGATTCTGCGTATTTGGCAAGGCATATTGGACTAAGATCTGGACTAAAAGAAAACTCAAGTGCACTCACAGTCAACCGCCTTTGCGGATCTGGAATGGAAAGTGTCATTATTGGCGCCCGTAAAATTCTTTCCCTCGAAAATGAACTTCTACTTGTTGGTGGAACCGAGTCCATGAGTAATGCCCCCTTTGTTATAAAAAATGTTAGGTGGGGAAATAAGTATGGAGATACAGTATTAGAAGATCGCTTAGCACAAAGTTTAACTGATTGTTTTGTAGATTTAACGATGGGACAGACTGCTGAGAACATTGCTAAACAGTTTCATATTTCTAGATTGGATCAAGATGATTGGGCGGGTATTTCTCAAGTTCGTGCAGAAAAGGCAACAGAGTCTGGAATTTTTTTTGAAGAGATGGTTCCCGTTGTTAGTAAAGGGAAAAATACAAGTATCATCCAAAGGGATGAACAGATCCGGGGAGTGTCTTGTGTTGACCAACTTAAGAAACTGGCCACTGCTTTTTTAAAAGAAGGGAGTGTCACTGCAGGGAACTCATCAGGGATCAACGATGGAGCAGCTTCTCTTCTCATCGCTTCAGAAAAATGGACTCAAAAAAAGAAATTAAAACCATTATCTAAAATATTAGGATATTCTAATGTTGGCTGTGATCCTAAGATGATGGGCCTTGGTCCAGTTTTTGCTATTCCAAAAGCATTACAAAATGCAGGGATTCAGATGGATGAAGTAGGTTTGTTTGAAATCAACGAAGCTTATGCAGCTCAAACATTGGCTGTTATGCGAGAGTTGAAATTAAGTCCCGAAAAAACAAATGTCAATGGGGGAGCAATCGCCATTGGACATCCGCTCGGTGCCAGCGGAACACGTGTCATACTTACTCTTGCCTATGAGTTAAGAAGGAAAAATCTTCGTTATGGAGTCGCTTCTCTTTGTATCGGTGGAGGGCAGGGGATAGCGATCGTATTGGAGAATTCTGATTTTTGA
- a CDS encoding DUF2306 domain-containing protein, whose product MASYSKKDYFIIGSLLFLSLVPTLAGIFRLLQLTTGGNITTDNQRFFNDPIPVFVHIVGVIFFGVLGAFQFSPGFRKQHIQWHRISGRFLVFMGLISALSGLWLTLVYPRVPTDGDWLYGIRLVVGIWMTVSISIGFLFIIKRNFLKHSHWMIRGYAIGMGAGTQVFTHLPWFIFMSGEPSGVPRDLMMGAGWFINFAFAEWLIRKKNL is encoded by the coding sequence ATGGCATCTTATTCCAAAAAAGATTATTTCATCATCGGTTCGCTTCTTTTTTTAAGTTTGGTTCCTACTCTCGCTGGGATTTTTCGGTTACTGCAATTAACCACCGGAGGAAATATAACCACCGATAACCAAAGATTCTTCAATGACCCAATTCCTGTTTTCGTTCATATAGTTGGTGTTATATTTTTTGGTGTTCTCGGTGCCTTTCAGTTTTCACCTGGGTTTCGGAAACAACATATCCAATGGCATCGAATTTCTGGAAGGTTTTTGGTGTTCATGGGACTTATCTCTGCACTGTCAGGTTTGTGGCTAACACTGGTGTACCCTCGTGTCCCGACGGATGGTGATTGGTTGTACGGAATTCGTTTGGTCGTAGGCATTTGGATGACCGTCAGTATCTCCATTGGGTTTCTTTTTATTATAAAAAGAAACTTTTTAAAACATAGCCATTGGATGATTCGCGGTTATGCGATTGGTATGGGAGCAGGAACACAAGTGTTCACCCACTTACCATGGTTTATTTTTATGAGTGGAGAACCTTCAGGGGTACCTCGCGACTTAATGATGGGTGCCGGTTGGTTTATTAATTTTGCTTTCGCAGAATGGTTGATTCGAAAAAAGAATTTGTGA
- a CDS encoding HAD family hydrolase codes for MDGTLTIAIHDFSEIKRQLGLPLDNDILTSLSQLPPMESLEKRKQLDIIELEIAKMANPSPGCFTLLQKINLSSNHLGILTRNSFNNSIETLKATGLLDYFQKDYIFCRERALPKPNPEGILRLMDLWNAKPHETVMIGDYVYDLEAGNAAGVETVYIDPEGKFPFRESATHCIRKLDDLLYL; via the coding sequence ATGGATGGCACTTTGACAATTGCAATTCATGATTTTTCAGAAATTAAACGACAGTTAGGTCTTCCGCTAGACAACGATATACTTACATCACTTTCTCAATTGCCGCCGATGGAATCTTTGGAGAAACGAAAACAATTGGATATCATCGAATTAGAAATAGCAAAAATGGCAAATCCTTCGCCAGGATGTTTTACTCTGCTACAAAAAATCAATCTAAGTTCAAATCATTTAGGTATACTCACAAGAAATAGTTTTAATAACTCGATAGAAACATTGAAAGCAACGGGTCTCTTAGATTATTTTCAAAAAGATTATATTTTCTGTCGCGAACGTGCCTTACCAAAACCAAATCCAGAAGGTATTTTACGTTTGATGGATCTTTGGAATGCAAAGCCACATGAGACAGTGATGATCGGTGATTATGTTTATGATCTTGAAGCAGGTAATGCTGCGGGTGTCGAAACAGTCTACATAGATCCAGAAGGAAAGTTTCCATTTAGGGAATCTGCAACGCATTGTATCAGAAAATTAGATGATTTACTCTATCTCTAG
- a CDS encoding molybdenum cofactor guanylyltransferase, translating to MVVRNGPKAAWMNHTNTKITFVLLAGGKSVRMGEDKGLISIHQNSNFLTKAFKKLNIFSKSIFVSIREEQTELYTNYIPKTSLIPDKDLPVDGPLKGILSSYLYLKENKLSNDFIYFLPIDIPFFKLRTIKRLFDVYNTQTKPIQGIFYKSNSGLEPLCGIYSSAILSEWIKNIFLDKIPELSLQKRIKNMNPEPIIMNLPSNEEYNFRNINTKKDL from the coding sequence ATGGTAGTTCGGAATGGTCCAAAGGCTGCGTGGATGAATCACACGAACACTAAAATAACTTTTGTTCTATTAGCCGGAGGGAAGAGCGTACGAATGGGAGAAGACAAAGGTTTGATTTCGATTCACCAAAACTCTAATTTTCTAACTAAAGCTTTCAAAAAACTAAATATTTTTAGTAAATCCATTTTTGTTTCGATTCGTGAAGAACAAACCGAACTTTATACAAATTACATCCCGAAAACTTCTTTAATCCCAGACAAAGATCTTCCGGTAGATGGTCCCTTAAAAGGGATTCTTTCCTCTTATCTTTATCTAAAAGAAAACAAATTATCTAATGATTTTATTTATTTTTTACCGATTGATATTCCCTTCTTCAAATTAAGAACAATCAAAAGATTATTTGACGTTTATAATACTCAAACCAAACCAATTCAAGGAATTTTTTATAAATCGAACTCTGGACTGGAGCCATTATGCGGGATTTATTCATCTGCAATTTTATCCGAATGGATCAAAAACATTTTTCTCGATAAAATACCTGAATTATCTTTACAAAAACGAATCAAAAACATGAATCCTGAACCAATCATAATGAACCTGCCCTCAAACGAAGAATATAACTTCAGAAACATAAATACTAAAAAGGATTTATAA
- a CDS encoding YdeI/OmpD-associated family protein gives MTDSQFLPFTAKIEIIGINPFVFLPKSILTSLMEQAQTDKGKIRVILKMEGFEFTQTLVKYKGEWRLYLNTPMRKAAKKEVGDKAQFEIKFNPKSMEHPVSPELQTALGKNKEAKNRFQSLSPSLQNEIMRYIYKIKSEKIKKDNVERVILYLLGKGKFLGREIVKKF, from the coding sequence ATGACCGATTCCCAATTTTTACCATTTACTGCCAAAATAGAAATCATAGGGATCAACCCCTTTGTTTTTTTACCAAAATCCATATTAACTTCCCTAATGGAACAAGCACAAACAGATAAAGGTAAAATTAGAGTGATTCTCAAAATGGAAGGATTCGAATTCACCCAAACTCTTGTTAAATACAAAGGAGAATGGCGACTTTATCTCAATACTCCCATGAGAAAAGCAGCTAAAAAAGAGGTAGGTGATAAGGCACAGTTTGAAATAAAATTCAATCCAAAATCAATGGAACACCCAGTTTCGCCAGAACTGCAAACTGCCCTCGGCAAAAACAAAGAAGCGAAAAATAGATTTCAAAGTTTAAGCCCATCCCTTCAAAATGAAATCATGCGCTATATCTATAAAATCAAATCTGAAAAAATCAAAAAGGATAACGTTGAGCGAGTTATCCTTTATTTATTGGGAAAAGGAAAATTTTTAGGCAGAGAAATTGTTAAAAAATTTTGA
- a CDS encoding molybdenum cofactor biosynthesis protein MoaE, whose amino-acid sequence MIFKHITEEKLLLPTEFPALPSMGGFVLFAGIVRNINDGKQVTHLEYEAYSEMANQMIANIISDACQKWELQHADCIHRLGKLNLGEVAVIVSTGSIHRDEAYKANRYIIDRVKHEVPIWKKEFYINGSSEWSKGCVDESHEH is encoded by the coding sequence ATGATTTTCAAACACATTACAGAAGAAAAATTATTATTACCCACTGAGTTTCCGGCCCTACCGAGTATGGGTGGATTCGTCCTATTTGCAGGAATTGTTAGAAACATCAATGATGGAAAACAAGTAACACATTTAGAGTATGAAGCCTATTCTGAAATGGCAAATCAGATGATTGCAAACATCATTTCTGATGCATGCCAAAAATGGGAGCTACAACATGCAGACTGTATTCATCGGTTAGGAAAATTAAATTTAGGTGAGGTGGCAGTCATTGTCAGTACTGGATCCATCCATAGAGACGAAGCCTATAAGGCAAATCGATACATCATTGATCGAGTGAAACATGAGGTACCAATTTGGAAAAAAGAGTTTTATATCAATGGTAGTTCGGAATGGTCCAAAGGCTGCGTGGATGAATCACACGAACACTAA
- the rnk gene encoding nucleoside diphosphate kinase regulator encodes MNTQNKICLTHFDYDRLKLMISDHTKKNKVDNNIKDLLGEIERAQKVDSSIIPPNFVTMNSIIELKNLEELEFQEFQLVFPEEANSEENKISVLAPIGTAVLGYKTGDVIQWKFPGGENLFQITNVKYQPEANGDYHL; translated from the coding sequence ATGAATACACAAAACAAAATATGTCTAACACATTTTGATTATGACCGACTAAAACTTATGATTTCGGATCATACCAAAAAAAACAAAGTAGATAATAATATCAAAGATCTACTCGGTGAAATTGAAAGAGCACAAAAAGTGGACTCAAGTATTATTCCACCTAACTTCGTCACGATGAACTCAATCATCGAACTTAAAAACCTAGAGGAATTAGAGTTTCAAGAATTTCAATTAGTATTTCCTGAAGAGGCAAATTCTGAAGAAAACAAAATTTCAGTTTTAGCACCAATCGGAACTGCCGTTTTGGGTTATAAAACCGGCGACGTCATCCAATGGAAATTCCCTGGAGGTGAAAACCTCTTCCAAATCACGAATGTCAAATACCAACCAGAAGCAAACGGCGATTATCATCTATAA
- a CDS encoding radical SAM protein, with amino-acid sequence MKENTRKFEVLRVSILSHCSFACVYCAPKNKPNPNILYPKTHFLTPELLEEKINILKNHIDIKEVHLTGGEPTLHKDLILLIKTLNKLQVKEIAITSNGFFEDGLIENMKQAGLTRMNFSLDSLSQSGFERLSDRKLPVNLLLKRIVEANQIGLEVKVNSTVLRGYNDTEILDLLTWAGENKIPIRYLEFMKMGPLQEEHLDCFYSAEEIRNTIKKKYNFKPYLTPIDSTATYHITDEGFVFGIIANHSEPFCEGCNRLRMDSLGRIYGCLSDKTSFDLPSESSEVSAILEQAMKTKKTQFTGSELSMKFIGG; translated from the coding sequence GTGAAAGAGAATACTAGAAAATTTGAAGTTCTCCGAGTGAGTATTTTATCACATTGTAGTTTTGCATGTGTTTATTGTGCGCCGAAAAACAAACCAAACCCAAACATCTTATATCCTAAAACTCATTTCCTTACTCCAGAACTTTTAGAAGAAAAAATTAATATTCTAAAAAACCATATTGATATCAAGGAAGTCCACCTAACAGGAGGAGAACCAACTCTTCATAAAGACCTAATTCTATTAATTAAAACTTTGAATAAACTGCAGGTCAAAGAAATTGCTATAACATCCAATGGTTTTTTTGAGGATGGACTGATCGAAAATATGAAACAAGCAGGCCTCACTCGAATGAATTTTTCATTGGATAGTCTGTCTCAATCAGGCTTTGAAAGACTTAGTGATCGCAAACTTCCAGTTAACCTTCTTTTGAAACGTATTGTGGAAGCAAACCAAATTGGATTGGAAGTGAAAGTCAACTCTACGGTATTAAGGGGATACAATGATACGGAAATTTTGGACTTACTAACGTGGGCTGGCGAAAATAAAATCCCTATTCGTTATTTAGAATTTATGAAAATGGGGCCTTTACAGGAAGAACATTTGGATTGTTTTTATTCAGCGGAAGAAATTCGAAATACCATTAAAAAAAAATACAATTTCAAACCATACCTTACTCCCATTGATTCTACGGCAACCTATCATATCACAGACGAAGGTTTTGTTTTTGGAATTATCGCCAATCATTCAGAACCATTTTGTGAAGGTTGCAATCGATTGCGAATGGATTCCCTTGGCAGAATCTACGGATGTCTGAGCGACAAAACCTCTTTTGATTTACCCTCGGAATCATCCGAAGTGTCCGCCATTTTAGAACAAGCAATGAAGACAAAAAAAACACAGTTTACTGGTTCAGAACTGTCTATGAAATTTATTGGAGGATAA
- a CDS encoding MoaD/ThiS family protein: MKIQLLSFAALKDFFPPKQELTIDGIQTVLDLKKHLQNQKPEASHLIKVSRISINQTIANDSDSITEGSTVAILPPSSGG; this comes from the coding sequence ATGAAGATTCAACTTTTATCATTTGCTGCACTGAAAGATTTTTTTCCACCAAAACAAGAACTTACCATTGATGGAATACAAACAGTTCTAGACTTAAAAAAACACCTTCAAAACCAAAAACCGGAAGCGAGTCACCTGATAAAAGTCAGCAGAATTTCAATCAACCAAACCATTGCCAATGATTCAGATTCCATTACCGAAGGTTCTACGGTGGCAATCCTTCCTCCATCAAGTGGTGGTTAG
- a CDS encoding alpha/beta fold hydrolase, whose translation MGQPTQKTKSKEYKEEFITTNGVKIRVGIWPGKKQSIICLHGLSGNLYSMKPLAERLNRLGYRVLSYDLRGRGKSDKPKSGYGFQNHIKDLRGIISHYKIKNPVFFAHSFGCMIAIRYAIAYPEIVKAMILMDGGGLLSLPKRIQVLKVLKQSFERLDVTFSTVSEYLKLIRNSPLVPHWSKEIEEYFRLELEKTKQGYICHMPGFVMEEELKEMGGSMYFSKIFKYLIQEPRRVISKIKENKFLEFEKIGSPTLILRATEMNLFPNDDLLPKESFEFMLERIPNSNGKEVKTNHYGILFDKLKERDDAIENFLSGLNQKGNSF comes from the coding sequence ATGGGTCAACCAACGCAGAAAACCAAATCAAAAGAATACAAGGAAGAATTCATCACAACCAATGGTGTTAAAATCCGCGTCGGTATTTGGCCGGGTAAGAAACAATCCATTATTTGTTTACATGGCTTATCGGGAAATTTATATTCTATGAAGCCTCTTGCCGAGCGATTGAATCGCTTAGGATATCGAGTTTTGTCTTACGATTTACGTGGTCGGGGAAAATCCGATAAACCAAAATCTGGATATGGATTCCAAAACCATATCAAAGACCTTAGAGGGATCATCTCTCATTATAAAATCAAAAACCCCGTTTTTTTTGCCCACTCATTTGGATGTATGATTGCTATCCGTTATGCGATTGCTTATCCGGAAATCGTAAAAGCAATGATCCTTATGGATGGAGGTGGACTTCTCTCTTTACCCAAAAGAATCCAAGTCTTAAAAGTATTAAAACAATCTTTTGAAAGATTGGATGTTACTTTTTCTACTGTTTCGGAATATTTAAAACTAATCAGAAATTCTCCCCTTGTGCCACACTGGTCCAAAGAAATAGAAGAATACTTCCGATTGGAATTAGAGAAAACGAAGCAGGGTTACATCTGCCATATGCCAGGTTTTGTGATGGAAGAAGAATTGAAAGAGATGGGTGGTTCTATGTATTTTTCTAAAATATTCAAATATTTAATCCAAGAACCTAGACGTGTGATTTCTAAAATCAAAGAAAACAAATTTTTAGAGTTTGAAAAAATTGGCTCTCCTACTCTCATCCTTCGCGCCACTGAGATGAATTTATTTCCCAATGACGATTTATTGCCAAAAGAATCATTTGAATTTATGTTGGAACGAATTCCTAACTCGAATGGAAAAGAAGTGAAAACAAATCATTATGGAATTCTTTTTGACAAACTAAAAGAAAGAGATGATGCCATCGAAAACTTTCTCTCCGGCCTTAATCAAAAAGGGAATTCCTTTTAA
- a CDS encoding M14 family zinc carboxypeptidase produces the protein MLRGMKRLNRYENRILKIVKLGGKLVRFKQFGFSTKTEAGFRFPIYVLEIGKENAIKQNVAGLVAGVHGLETIGIRVLLDFLDDLFARKTSTLYHEIKDGELGIVCIPILNPGGVAMKRRSNPNGVDLMRNSGVEAVKAPFFFGGHKISNVFPYYRGNILQAESRVLDRFYSEYFLQAKNTMIPVIDIHSGFGAVDHVWWPYAGTHDQCVDEPLFQKIANYLTSNLNHILYRFGPQSETYTTHGDLWDRLYNEFQKTKKLPHASPSRFLPLTLEIGTWSDIKIDPWKVFRKRGIFNPARELKKESIISHRKFLTDVLRLAKMKQEELL, from the coding sequence ATGCTTAGAGGAATGAAACGTCTCAATCGATATGAAAATAGAATTTTAAAAATAGTTAAGTTAGGTGGTAAATTAGTTCGCTTCAAACAGTTTGGCTTTTCAACAAAAACGGAAGCTGGGTTTCGTTTTCCGATTTATGTTTTGGAAATTGGAAAAGAAAATGCCATTAAACAGAATGTAGCTGGTCTTGTCGCAGGTGTACACGGGCTTGAAACTATTGGTATACGCGTTTTGTTGGATTTTCTGGATGATCTATTTGCCCGCAAAACTTCGACATTGTATCACGAAATTAAAGATGGTGAATTAGGAATTGTTTGTATTCCCATCTTAAATCCTGGTGGGGTTGCAATGAAACGTAGATCAAATCCGAATGGCGTTGATTTGATGCGGAATTCTGGCGTAGAAGCGGTGAAAGCTCCATTCTTTTTTGGCGGTCATAAGATTTCGAATGTATTTCCTTATTATAGAGGAAATATCTTACAAGCTGAGTCTAGGGTTTTAGATCGTTTTTATAGTGAATATTTTTTGCAGGCAAAAAATACAATGATTCCCGTGATAGACATTCACTCAGGATTTGGGGCAGTGGATCACGTTTGGTGGCCTTATGCTGGTACACATGATCAATGTGTAGATGAACCTCTGTTTCAAAAAATAGCAAATTATCTAACTAGCAATTTAAATCATATTTTATATCGTTTTGGACCCCAGAGCGAGACTTATACAACACATGGGGATCTTTGGGATCGTTTGTATAACGAATTTCAAAAGACAAAAAAACTTCCTCATGCAAGTCCTTCACGATTTCTACCGCTAACACTTGAGATTGGAACTTGGTCAGACATCAAAATAGATCCGTGGAAAGTGTTTAGAAAACGTGGGATTTTTAATCCAGCAAGAGAGTTGAAAAAAGAATCGATCATAAGTCATCGAAAATTTCTAACGGATGTATTGCGGTTAGCAAAAATGAAACAAGAAGAATTGTTATAA
- a CDS encoding MarR family winged helix-turn-helix transcriptional regulator, with translation MKYSHEDLKQIGLSCLNLSLRRTSRLVTSYYDSMLKPSGLRITQFTVLAGIAYEKDPSITDLSRLTDIDRTTLQRSLEILNRDGLINIEKKEIGNVRSLTLTKKGEAKLAQAMEFWRLAQKTMTDELGKPAFKQTLNILTELRDLPVLQIDFEKE, from the coding sequence ATGAAATATTCTCACGAAGATTTAAAACAAATTGGATTGTCTTGTTTGAATTTAAGCCTCCGAAGGACAAGCCGACTCGTTACCAGTTATTATGATTCAATGTTAAAACCTTCTGGACTTCGGATCACACAATTTACGGTACTTGCCGGAATCGCTTATGAAAAAGATCCCAGTATCACCGATCTTTCTCGTCTAACTGACATTGATCGAACTACTTTGCAAAGAAGTTTGGAAATTTTGAATCGAGATGGTCTTATCAACATAGAAAAAAAAGAAATTGGCAATGTGAGGAGTCTCACTTTAACGAAAAAGGGGGAAGCCAAATTGGCTCAGGCTATGGAGTTTTGGAGGTTGGCGCAAAAAACAATGACGGATGAGTTAGGAAAACCTGCGTTCAAACAAACCTTGAATATTCTTACCGAATTAAGAGACCTTCCTGTTTTGCAGATTGATTTTGAAAAGGAATAA
- a CDS encoding MarR family winged helix-turn-helix transcriptional regulator — protein MSDSFDLENSYAYLIYRTVRALRRQFMRLASTNGLELFPEQWFVLVRLVKQPGCSQADLGRDFDDRPSMARALRNMEEKGWIKIQADPEDRRKNQVYPTKKGIEIYQLMASVVAEERKRMFKKLSTQDFKTFKRIIDQIYEESLD, from the coding sequence ATGTCTGATTCGTTTGATTTAGAGAATTCCTATGCTTATTTGATTTATCGGACGGTTCGTGCCTTACGACGCCAGTTTATGAGGTTGGCCTCGACAAATGGGTTGGAACTTTTTCCAGAGCAGTGGTTTGTTCTCGTTCGTTTGGTGAAGCAACCTGGTTGTAGCCAGGCTGATTTAGGAAGGGATTTTGATGATCGCCCTTCTATGGCACGTGCACTTCGCAATATGGAAGAGAAGGGTTGGATCAAGATTCAAGCTGATCCGGAAGATCGAAGAAAAAATCAGGTTTATCCAACAAAAAAAGGGATAGAGATCTATCAATTGATGGCTTCTGTTGTGGCAGAAGAGAGAAAACGAATGTTTAAAAAACTTTCGACACAAGATTTTAAAACATTCAAACGGATCATTGATCAAATTTATGAGGAATCATTAGATTGA
- a CDS encoding sensor histidine kinase produces MGMIAILNLLSLLVYFITIVIIIKNLIRRPTYRGEGAFVLILAIIPCYVSISNVFEHGFSFDYFDEYEGFFKDLYAMFFLIFLYVHSLKKEQTQRIEHERQIKSDFKLKTKLLTEIHHRVNNNLQIISGLLAMQVESENDLKLTTSLGLIQNRIMAIASVHKIIYGSPNLLYVDLNLIFDSILGNLKNTYINDKNKIELHDSIENGLEMDLDRAIPMGLILNELVSNSFRHAFMSRDFGKIDVYLGRIENQFLLIVKDDGPGIDNTVLDGRGMGLTLVKNLVKQLRGTIVFEKQIGAIIEIRFPILNQNPIHI; encoded by the coding sequence ATGGGTATGATAGCGATACTCAATCTCTTGAGTTTATTGGTTTATTTTATAACAATTGTCATTATCATAAAAAATTTAATTCGCAGGCCGACTTATCGAGGGGAAGGTGCATTCGTTTTGATTTTAGCGATAATTCCATGTTATGTGAGTATTTCTAATGTTTTTGAACATGGTTTTTCATTTGATTATTTTGACGAATATGAAGGTTTTTTTAAGGACCTTTACGCAATGTTTTTTTTGATTTTTCTTTATGTCCATTCACTTAAGAAGGAGCAGACCCAGCGAATTGAGCATGAGAGGCAGATAAAATCAGATTTTAAGTTAAAAACAAAGTTATTAACAGAGATTCATCATAGGGTGAATAATAATTTGCAGATAATATCTGGGCTTTTGGCAATGCAGGTGGAGTCTGAAAACGATTTAAAATTAACTACCTCCTTAGGTTTGATTCAGAATCGTATTATGGCGATTGCTTCTGTTCATAAGATTATTTATGGTTCACCAAATCTATTGTATGTTGATTTGAACCTTATTTTTGATTCTATTTTAGGGAATTTAAAAAATACATATATAAACGACAAAAATAAAATAGAGCTACATGATTCCATTGAGAATGGATTGGAGATGGATTTAGATAGGGCTATTCCTATGGGTTTAATTTTAAATGAGTTGGTTTCTAATTCTTTTCGCCATGCTTTTATGAGTCGGGATTTTGGAAAGATCGATGTTTATCTCGGAAGGATCGAAAATCAATTTTTACTGATAGTGAAAGATGATGGTCCCGGAATTGATAATACAGTTTTAGATGGAAGAGGAATGGGTTTGACACTAGTAAAAAATCTAGTAAAACAATTGCGAGGAACCATCGTATTCGAAAAACAAATTGGCGCCATCATTGAAATAAGATTTCCTATTTTAAATCAAAACCCAATTCATATTTAG